The genomic region AGACTTTAAACTTGCAGACAGATTTTTTGGATTCAGGCAAGCCAATCTGTACGCTCTTATCAGTTTAACATACATTGTGATATCACCCAACCATCACAGcagcaacaataaaataaaataaaagagttGGGCTGCATCATGACACgagcaaaaacacagaaacgtGCAAAAAGGATTTCTGAATCTGCTAATTTGAGATCTTTATGTAAACAAAAGTAGCACAAAGACAGAAAGTACATTCTAAAAACaccaattttattattttttttactttgatgctgataaaatgtttaaaactaagGACAGACCTTCTTTTTGTGTGTGACGCTTAAATGCTGTTGGATTATTTTACAACTAAATAGTTCATATGACAACATGAATGATAACATGACTTATAACAGGGAAAAACTGGAAGTAATTTAACAACAAGGTCAGAAATAAGGCAAATAATTCCACAAAGGTCATATTAACTAAGATCactgtaaataattttaaagaatACAGAAAAACCTTCTCGAAAGAAAGGTCATCATCGTTAGGCCTTAAATAGTTGCTTGTATCTGTATTAAAAACCGATACGATGGTGGAAATCACAGAAATGTTAGGGAATGCATCGACTACataaagaattaatgtaaaagaaaagcaaaacaaatctaaaagagATAAAGAAACATTGTAGCCTTTTTCAGTTCAGAATGAAAAATATCTTAAACAGAATCTGTAACGGTATAGCTGTTTGTTTGTTAGCATTGCTTGGCTAACCTGCACCGCTGTAAAGCCATTACTGATGCTAGTTCTTGATTTTACTACAGAATAACCATTTGCTGCCATCTAGAGGTTCTTTTCAAGATTTGAAATGCCATAAACCCAATACACTTCTTACTTATCAAAACACAGAAGTGATGTGCcgttaaaagtattcatacccctcttCTGAATTTTTTTATGTCATAATATATAGTAAATCATAATTGTGAACTGGAAggtgaaaaataagtttttaaataaaaaaagccaaTGAGAGGCCAATGGTAATCCTCTAGGAGCTGCAGAGCTCCAAAGCCATGGAGGGAAATCTTTCAGGAGCGGTAAAGAAAAAGTGATTGTTGAACGAAAGCCACAAAAAATCTcctttgcagtttgtcacaagccatgtggAGGAGACAGCAAACATGTTAAAGATGATCCGGTCCGATCAggccaaaaatgttttatttttgtaacacTGATCCTGATCCTGAAAAAAAACTCTCCCAACCTTCAAACagtgtggtggcagcatcaggcagtggggatgtttttctacaGTAGGGACagggttgatggatggagctaaatacacaaAACCTGTTAGCGGCACCAAAAGACTTGACaatggggcagaggttcaccttccaccaagacaacaaccctaaacatgcagccagagctactatGAATCCCAATAAGATTTAAGTCTTATTGGGATCTTATAACAAGAACTGGAtgaacacagatgttctccattcagtctgactaaacttgagatattttgcaaagaaaagctaaatatctcatcttctataccacttattccacggtgggtcacgggggagctggtgtctatctccagcagtctacgggcgagatgcagggtacaccctggacaggtcgccagtccatcgcagggcaacacagagacatacaggacaaacaaccatgcacacactcattcacaccacACCTacaggcaatttagagagaccaatttacctaacagccgtgtttttggactttgggagtacccagtgagaacccacgcatgcacggggagaacatgcaaactccatgcagaaagacccccagccaggagttgaacctaggaccttcttgctgcaaggctaccaactgtgccaaaGCAGCCCTGCTGTGTAAATCTATTAGATAAAACCTCCCaaaaataccttggtgttcatacttgtaatgtgacaaaatgtggaaaaaagtatGAATAGTTCTGTAAGATACTGGTATTATAAGTAAACATTGGACTAAATAAATGTTCTTTTGAAACACTAACACAGATGCAATGTAGCTTTCTTGctcagacattttttaaacttaGTAAAGTAGCTGCATTAGTGTTTAAACCTTCATATGAAATGTTCTTGTTAGTAAGAACCTTTGAGACTCACatttaatgtttatatttttaggtttttgttatttattactGGACATAACATATTTTATGTATGGTAATGTGAGTGAAACAGTCAGTAAAGCACAGAGCAAACCATGCAGGAACAAAAACGTTACAAACCataatgttttgattttgagCGACATGCTTCAGAACCACTCTGGGATAGATTTCATATTCCATTACATTATTTCAGACAAAGAGCCTGGTTACCTGTGTGCGGGGGGTGTATCTCTTCTTCTGCGCCTGTCTCCAAATGATTGCACAAAGCACAAAAATACAGCCCCTTTACACAAATCTGCAAAAACACCTGTCCGTCTGAGGCACTTTTCATTGACCCGACTTTAAGCAGGTCTGCTGAAGCATACCTCTATGTGCTTCTCCTCATTGGGATACGTGTCCACAAACACACCCAAACCAGTGAAGTTGTCCATATTTCCGAAAACGGGGCCTGGAGGCACATCAAAATAGAGCGTTACTGATGGATAGaactgtatttttaaagtttagtgTTACCCTGAGCTAAACCAACAATACATTACGTCTTATCATGATCACCTTTCTGCATGCGCTCCTTTGTATACCAAATGGCCAATCCATCACCATTGAGGTTCTTCTTTCCTTGCCCATGAACCTTAAAGTGCACCTGCATCTCCCAGTCCTTTAGTTGGCATGGCTAAAAAAAAAGGAGCAAAGGTAAAATAAAGTCCATCAACAAAGGaacataataaagtaaaaaagaaacctTTAGATTTGCTTTAGGTTCTTTAGTAGGTCCTCTCTCTATAAAAACAAGACCGATCCTTTAAAGAAAATCTAGCTGCTAAAATGTTGCTGTTGCTAGAATCCTAAAGTTAAAACTGGTTTGGGTTTAAGGTTTCACTGAGgtacaaattaaattaaaccaaaaaatattgaagGTAAAGACTGTTGATATAGATTGTTCAACAAAGTCTATCGAGGCTGCAGCAGAAACAGACAGGAAAAACTAACTGCTAACAAactgcatacaggtccttctcaaaatattagcatattgtgataaagttaattattttccataatgtcatgatgaaaatttaacattcatatattttagattcattgcacactaactgaaatatttcaggtcttttattgtcctaATACGGGTGATTTtgccatacagctcatgaaaacccaaaattcctatctcacaaaattagcatatttcatccgaccaataaaagaaaagtgtttttaatacaaaaaacgtcaaccttcaaataatcatgtacagttatgcactcaatacttggtcgggaatccttttgcagaaatgactgcttcaatgcggcgtggcatggaggcaatcagcctgtggcactgctgaggtcttatggaggcccaggatgcttcgatagcggcctttagctcatccagagtgttgggtcttgagtctctcaacgttctcttcacaatatcccacagattctctatggggttcaggtcaggagagttggcagaccaattgagcacagtgataccatggtcagtaaaccatttaccagtggttttggcactgtgagcaggtgccaggtcgtgctgaaaaattaaatcttcatctccataaagcttttcagcagatggaagcatgaagtgctccaaaatctcctgatagctagctgcattgaccctgcccttgataaaacacagtggaccaacaccagcagctgacacggcaccccagaccatcactgactgtgggtacttgacactggacttctggcattttggcatttccttctccccagtcttcctccagactctggcaccttgatttccgaatgacatgcagaatttgctttcatccgaaaaaagtactttggaccactgagcaacagtccagtgctgcttctctgtagcccaggtctggggaatgcggcacctgtagcccatttcctgcacacgcctgtgcacggtggctctggatgtttctattccagactcagtccactgcttccgcaggtcccccaaggtctggaatcggcccttctccacaatcttcctcagggtccggtcacctcttctcgttgtgcagcgttttctgccacactttttccttcccacagacttcccactgaggtgccttgatacagcactctgggaacagcctattcgttcagaaatttctttctgtgtcttaccctcttgcttgagggtgtcaatagtggccttctggacagcagtcaggtcggcagtcttacccatgattggggttttgagtgatgaaccaggctgggagttttaaaggcctcaggaatcttttgcaggtgtttagagttaactcgttgattcagatgattaggttcatagctcgtttagagacccttttaatgatatgctaattttgtgagataggaattttgggttttcatgagctgtatgccaaaatcatccgtattaagacaataaaagacctgaaatatttcagttagtgtgcaatgaatctaaaatatatgaatgtaaaattttcatcatgacattatggaaaataatgaactttatcacaatatgctaatattttgagaaggacctgtatgttgagtTTTAATAACTTGTGAGCTGAAAAAGAATTAATCAATGCAGTTTTCAGGTAGGAAGCTCTTGGTGCACCAATAATATGAAAAGCTTTCCTTGATCAGTGATCAGCAGGCAAAACCCTTTAAGATTTATTCTTCCAATTACTTAAATTGATCTGCACTAAAAACTCTGATTTTTTTATCCTGTAAACACGTTAATAAGCACTGTGTTTTTTGATGCACTGTTGTGAATTTAGTAAAAACAGATATCGGGATGTAGGTTTTGATAACAGCAAAAATTCCTCTGTCAAGGAGACTGCATGGGCGACGTTTCTAACAATTAATTGTTTAGgcaaaactaaatttaaacatACGAGTAAGAAAGAAAACCGGTCAGAcatcaaagaaaaccagaaatcagTACTGGCCAGTAAAATCCCGATCGAGTATCTCTACTTAATTCCAGGGTTGGTTGAAGATACATATTGTGTCCAAATGTGAGGTTAGCTAAACAGCTTATTTAAAGAACATGAAAAAGATTCACAACTATTATAATACATACGGAAGTGATTAGGCATAACGATATCAAGATCATCGAGACTTTGCTCATCAGGGGATTAAACAGAAGTGCCCaacttattaaaataagatcatACTGTAGAGGTTGTCATGGCTGCCAGAGCAATCTTCAGATTGTAGAAAAATACCTATTTAGATCCTACACATCGGTCAGTCTATGTGGGAAATAGTGTCATATGAACAAATGCAGGAGAAAGTAAACAGTGCAAAGGAAAATGTCAACAGATTCTGGAACCACTTCATTGTTTTAAGATGGGATATTAAGAGGCCAAACGGATATTATTTGGATAAAATGAGCACTGACCTTGTGagatttatatttatgtttgagtcATGTTTCAGTTCCCAAAAAAGATTTCACAACTTCAGTCAGAAATCAGGCCACCACACAGGAAAGTCCCTAACCTTTATACATCTACATATCTATTCTCCAGAGCATGTAAGCTTAGAAAATCCTATtagtataaaaataaacaaaaccttctAACTGGGATCAAGTGAAATTGAATCTAGTAGagtaaaatggaaaataatacactattatatattatatatgagTTTAGGGTTAGCAAAACACATAACCCCTGACACCAGAATTTATAACCAACTTTGCACCACTTAAAAACActgattaaaattttatttaaatagccaCAAATTTTACTTTCTGCCTGGAGCTTAGGTTGATAAACACTGATGTATATTTTATGAAGCAAGTCAATGGATCAGTGCATTTCCCTGAAACTGTAAAATCCTAAAAGACTATTAGAGGcacactttttcttttaaatcaggCTATATCACTATACCATGCTGAATCAATAACTAGCTCCACAGTATGTTACATTTTCAGCCACCATTTCACAACCGCTTTcactaataaaatcaaaaacattaaaatttcgTGTCAGTGATTTTATAAAACCAAACTACACAATTTCAGCTTTCCATCACAAAATATTCAAAAGTTATCTCAAAAAGTACATCTAAACAATATGTTAAAATGTTGCCATCTTAACCAATAATTCAATGTACTTTTCATAAAATTCTGGTCTATGTATGAAATTTGTTATGCTAATATTACAGCTGAGAAAAAGAGAGGACTTACTTATCTACTAGCATAAATCATAAACTATTAAATCAATTACTAGAAATAGATTGTGCTACTCACAATGCGGCTCCATACCGCCCCCTGCCTGCTCTGCATGTCAGGTGTGAGTCGCACCTGGTCAGTGGTTACCATGGCATCCCCCATCAGCTCCCAGTGGGAGGAGCCTAAAGATCCCACACCTGCGACCACAAAATATACAATCATTACTAAAGAGCTGACACGGCTGGTAGACGTCAACGTCAAAGTAGTGCTTAGTCAACCAAAAATGAGctgacataattaaaaaaagactgaaaaggcTCAGAAATAATAATGCTGCTGTTCCAGCTAAGATAGGAAGGTATATTCTATCCGCAAAAGACTTATAGGGTTATAGGTTAAAAAGTAATAGATAACATATTTTAACAAACATGAGGTTTATTCGCTGAAAGCATCCTTCTGGAAACATCTGTCCTCCAGCCTGTCCCTCACTCTCTGCAGCGCTTTTCCTGGACGGATGACATACCTTGGTAAGGCTTGGAGAGGGAAAATTCCCGCTTCAGGAACTCCTCCATTTCATGATCGTCGTCGGAAAAACACAGGCttacaaataaaagaagaaacgtaaacataaaatgcagtttgaaaATCATTCTGTTCCATCTGAACATAACGTTCAGCCGTGATTCAGAGCAGCAAAGCTTGCTGCTGTTGACGGCAGCCATGGTGGGTCAAGACTCATCTGATTACAAAAACGCAAGCCTCGTTGCTATTGGGCCACCGTGTTGCTTAAGCCCATTTTAATTGGTTAAGGTGATTGTCAATCAtaatacatgattttaattggtCGTATTACTTTGgatgcaaaaataaatacttgaatACCATTGTTATGAAGTAGTATTTAAATCGTTGTGCACAGAAAGACTCATCACTGCagctgggtgttttttttttgtcttttttaatagaattttattattactaatctgacaaaaaaaacacgGACAAATCCCATTTTTAAATTCTGATAGATATCATCCAGTGGggaaattttgttttatattttattagagCATTGTAAAATGTGTGATCTCTATTACAATTATAGCCAGAATGATGTGAGTTCTATATTCTGCATGATGtttattgttaattttattatttatattattaccAATGGAAGTATCTAGTATTTTTATAGAAAAGTAAAGCTGCATGATCAAATCTCTTTTACCATTAAAGTTCCAACGCACAATAAAgtgtaaaatgcaaaatatattacaacacaacattaaaactaaaaCCATAATAGGTTAAATGACACTACAGAAACTTTCTTCTGAGATATATGAGTTATGTTTTATTAGGTTTTATAAGTCTTACTCTCGTGCAACAATATTTTCAGCTTtgtccttttttaaatgttgcatttttaatTGCTTGATAAAATACTGTTTTGATTTATCTTGTGTTACTGTATTTTACACCTCAGGGCTACAGAATTAAATCAACCCAAATCATTTAAATGATGTTTAATCAAACTCAAATCCTTCTGCTGACTATTGATTTTAAAAGGTTAGCATTTCAAAATGCAAAGCACATCTGTCCCTTCAATATAGTTTGATTGTTCAAATATGATCATCTGTTCAATCATCTTTCTTCTGTAGATGTTTTACATGTCAGTTTAGTCTGCAACTACATTATATTGATGAAGTGTTGACAGAATTTATGGAGATCCAAAATAGccgaaataaataaataaataaaaaacattaaatggttTCTTTACATTggttgtaaataatgtaaagtTGGTGTGCTGACAGTCTGTGCTACCTCGTCAAATTTTCCTACTGTGGAGCATCTTAACCGCTACATCCATTGCTCAAAGTTACCCTATCAAAATGACCTCCATAATGTGTAATGCAGAAAACTACAACAGCAATGcgttaaaacataaatataaccAAAAAAAGTCTTAATATTGGTTTTACAGTTTTGTAGTTCTAGATACTATTGAAACAGTCTATAGGATTAAACAAATGTTGAAGATATTGCAATTGTAAATTGACTAAAGCACGTGCTTTCAAGCAACAAAAGACGTTCCTACCTTTACAAAATTGATGGACTAAAGCAACTCATCAGAATGTACTTATAATTAGGCCAAAACACCTAATTTCAAATTTACTACTTTTATATTCAGACACCTTTATTCACCAATTAAAATACTTCCATTGTTCAAAGTTAAGGTAGCAAATCAATGCAGCCTAGGTAACCTTCTCTGGATGTTTAAATATACAATCATATATCTTGATTGACAGATTTGTAAAATtaatagaaaatacattttattaaatatcaATTAAGTCACTGAAATACCTAGAAAGCTGTTAGCCTTTTGAACACGGTGAGCATTGTATCACTAACTTTATATCTGCAAATTCGCACAGGTTCTActggtagtcagtcttcattgattgcacattgcaccagtaagagcagagtgtgaaggttcaattagcagggtaagagcacagttttgctcaaaatattgaaatgcacacaacattatgggtgacataccagagttcaaaagaggacaaattgttggagcacgtcttgctggcgcatctgtgaccaagacagcaagtctttgtgatgtatcaagagccacggtatccagggtaatgtcagcataccaccaagaaggacgaaccacatccaacaggattaactgtggacgcaagaggaagctgtctgaaagggatgttcgggtgctaacccggattgtatccacaaaccataaaaccacggctgcccaaatcacggcagaattaaatgtgcacctcaactctcctgtttccaccagaactgtccgtcgggagctccacagggttaatatacacggccgggctgctatagccaaacctttggtcactcatgccaatgccaaacgtcggtttcaatggtgcaaggagtgcaaatcttgggttgtggacaatgtgaaacatgtattgttctctgatgagtccacctttactgttttccccacatccaagagagttacggtgtggagaagacccaaagaagcgtaccacccagactgttgcatgaccagagtgaagcatgggggtggatcagtgatggtttgggctgccatatcatggcattcccttggcccaatacttgtgctagatgggcgcgtcactgccaaggactaccgaacaattcttgaggaccatgtgcatccaatggttcaaacattgtatcctgaaggcggtgccatgtatcaggatgacaatgcaccaatacacacagcaagactggtgaaagattggtttgatgaacatgaaagtgaagttgaacatctcccatggcctgcacagtcaccagatctaaatattattgagccactttggggtgttttggaggagcgagtcaggaaacgttttcctccaccagtatcacgtagtgacctggccactatcctgcaagaaaaatggcttaaaatgcctctgaccactgtgcaggacttgtatatgtcattcccaagatgaattgacgctgtattggccacaaaaggaggccctacaccatactaataaattattgtggtctaaaaccaggtgtttcagtttcattgtccaacccctgtagatgtttGTAGAAGTGCAGCATGATTATATGCACAAAATAAATAGTGAAATGTCGGGAAGCCGTATCACGCCTAACTGCAGGGCGAGTTCGGAGACAGCCCATCAGAGCTGAGTTTATTACATCATTACCCACTGACAATATAAATTTGCACTCATAAAATATAAACTATTGGGGGCCACATACTACTTGAGACACATCCTGCAAATATATTCTATTCTGATGATTATTGtcctttattttctatttaagactatattatttatttttatctctggACTCAAACAACTCTGGTATGTTTATTTTAGTCAACACAAGCTGTTCATTTTGCCTCTTCGCTAATATGTATTTTTGCGCATTTTATCATTTCCTACACAGTTATTTCTGGTACAAAATGTGACTGTTTATCACAGGACGTTTTGTACTGACTATGTGTGAATTCTTATTTAATCCACAATTTGACAGTGTTATCTTCTATATTCTCATaatgtcttatgttttttaagATCCTGCTTGCCCAAATGTgaatcagaaacaaaacaaatgggaaTAGAGTGTAATTCAAAGTGTTAagataatatttaatttaattaatttacgtgagaaatttgaaaatttttataacttttaatctctaaaattcacaaaaatacctaACAGCAATGAAAGTAAATGGACACATAAGGGTTTATGTGCACAAAATAGTTCCTTCatagctaaaaaaataaaaataaaaatggaagcaGGAAGGGACAAAATGAGCATATAAATGATATTgcatctatttatttttaattgtgacATTTATAAACGAGAATTTATTGATTGATTTTATGACATCGTGGCATTTTCGGTGCTCCATATTGGGTTTGTAAcgtgcttttttttctcctgtgcAGCCAGGCAAATGTTGTGGTGAAGACCGCGCTTCCTTCACTGACCCCGCCGGAGCGTCGGTTTCCCGACACGCTTtgagcatttgtgaacatccTCTGGGGATGAAGTAGAGAGGATCATGGGTCCAACTGAAGTAAAAACAGCCAACGCGGTCGACATTTATCGTGACACATGGGTCCGGTTTTTAGGTATGTATAAAGTACGTGTTTATTGTGACTAGCTGGTCTGTTTTTAAGTAAGAGTATAGAACAGAGCAGTGGAGGACACCGGAACCGTCAAAACGCCGTAGCTCTTAGTTAGCATAGTATGCTACCCGCTCTTTTAAAGATGTATTTATAGCAAGCTAGGGGTCTGAAGGACATTTTGTTATCAGAGGACATAATCTGCGTCACTGTTCAGATAATAACCTTTATTAAGTTATAAACGGCTGGGCATACAGATCAGGGTTGTCTCTTTAGCCCTCTGGGAAGGCATTCTAGACAGTTTACTTGCAAATTTAGGCAGTGTTTCATAACCACAAAGAAAGAACCGTATGCCTGTTCACAGTCAGACTGACACCCCAGTCTAATTCTTTCAGATAGAATCAGTGCAGTCACTTCTTTTTCTGTTACTATTGTATACGTTTAAAGTAAAGAGCATGAGCAGTATCCGGTCTGAAGGGCATTAACTCGTCCACTGCAGCAGTTCCTTCCTTCTTACTGGGGGGCAGCATCCATGTACTGACATGGAAAGCTGTTTATTCCCCCGATAAAATCATAATCTGTTGGCTTCCAGCTCTAATTCTGTCTGTAAAGGAATAATCTCCATCTCTGTGTTTAGGATTGTGCACACAGACATGTGCAGATGtttgcagatttatttttggAACTTCTTGTAGTTGTCTCACTTGATCACTTCATGCTACATGGAATGCTCCCATGTAGCATTTattcttaaaaatatattttttaagcatttattgaaGGTAAAATGTTTACATACCCCTATTAAAATGTCTGGTGTTTGTGATGTGGTAAAATCTGACCTTGATGAATCATAATACATCCTTTTCACCTTTTAATGTGACCAGTCTAACAGCGTGATGTACCTTCTCTTGGCAATACATGCTTCTCTTCTTTGAGAATATGCTCCAAATGTGCATCTCACAAGGTCTGGGCTCTGACTGGGCCATTTCAAATCTATAATCCACTACTGGTTTAgtcgttttttatttttgatgttaGATGAATACTTTTGGGCGTTGCCGTGCTGAAAGATAAAGTTCGTCTTTAGCTTTTTAGCTGAAGGTTCTGTGCACTGACCGGTGTTTGGAACTGTTTATAATTTCATCCACCTTTACTATGGCTCCACTTCCAGCTGTAGAAAAATGGCTCCAAAGcatgatactaccaccaccTTGTTCAGTGTGTGCATAACATTGTTTTAGTGATGTTCAGTGTTGTTTTTATGACACATCCTTTGgccaaaaacgtcaaccttggTTTTATCAGACCATGGCACGTctttaaatcagtttggaagTTAGGCCAGGTTCTTGGTAATGACAAATTAGCAACATATTGTCTCCTCTTGATGTTAACGATCTTCACTGTTCTATGGTTTATCTAATGCCTTGGAAAttattctgggttcttctgaCTAAAACCTTTTAACTGTGAGATCTCTCTGATTCTTTGGACTCTCTGTGACTTTTTGCTGTGAGACGCAACAAAGAAAGTACCAGGAAAAAACAATTAGAACAGCTACACTTTATTTGGAGTGAGATATACTTTAAATGATGAGTAAGGACTCATAATTAACACAAGTGTGAATGTTGTAGCTAATTCTTAAGGAGTTTGCACATGTATTTAGCTATGAGTTTACTTTATATTTTACCCCTAAAAGACATGTCATTCATTTAACTTCTTA from Girardinichthys multiradiatus isolate DD_20200921_A chromosome 8, DD_fGirMul_XY1, whole genome shotgun sequence harbors:
- the lman2la gene encoding lectin, mannose-binding 2-like a isoform X1, whose protein sequence is MAAVNSSKLCCSESRLNVMFRWNRMIFKLHFMFTFLLLFVSLCFSDDDHEMEEFLKREFSLSKPYQGVGSLGSSHWELMGDAMVTTDQVRLTPDMQSRQGAVWSRIPCQLKDWEMQVHFKVHGQGKKNLNGDGLAIWYTKERMQKGPVFGNMDNFTGLGVFVDTYPNEEKHIEAQKKRYTPRTQRIFPYVITMVGNGTISYDHERDGRHTELGGCNAMVRNLKHDTFLFIRYVRRRLTVMIDIDGQHEWRDCLDIPGVRLPLGYYFGASAITGDLSDNHDIISLKLYQLTVLRSKKEEEEEEQDVITIPSVDNMELLRLYQSEEGMSGLAIFFTVLFSMLGCIFLIVIGIVVYSQWNERRRKRFY